The genomic interval CCCTTCTGGTCCTCTCTGGGCTTTGAGAGTGTTTGTTTTGTTGGCTTCTTTAAAAGCTATGGTCTGAGTGTTTACTCTCTTCTATTCCCTCACTTCCTTAAAATCTCTAAGCTTTCCAATAAAACATAGGCAGAATTAGAAAACGAatgtatttttcctacttttaaatcggtatttcttcatatttattatgtcagtgctttttgttctttattctcgGGGAGGCAGGTGACAAAAGGCTGAGGGGCTGTGTGTGCTGATGTTTCAAGCTCCCCTTTTCCTTGAGAGCTTGTCACAACCGAtggaatctctatttttttttctcccaccagCTGAACTACAAAGCTGAACATGTAAAACAAAGAGGTCATTATGTTGGTGTTCGACGATGAGAGATGATCCTAAACTGGTTTGGTTTGAGCGCACAGGCCAGATTCAGAATGACAGACTATACAGAGAGGACTACCATAAAACAAAGGCCAAGATCAATATATAGCCGCTGATATGGTGTCGGTGTTGGCTGCCAAGCATGGGCAGGACCTCGTCAGTGATATTGATTACCGTAATTACCTGCACCAATGGATGTGTCATCCTGACCAAAATGACATTATCCAGGCAAGGAAGGCCTCTGACCTACAGAGCAATGtaagtaatttttgtttcttaatgacCTAGGAATGTATGGTGTACTCAGAGAGTTACAGGCAGTACTCTGGAAGCACCGGGCTTTGAAACTTTGAGCCATAAATACTGAATTTGTTCCCAGAAGGGAACTGAGGCTGAATCTTTTGTAGAGAAAGACCAGGAGCAGTGATTGACAGCTTTGCCTTTTTGACGACTTATTTCCGAGTATCGTTCAAAGCCAATTTTTttcattggttgttttttttgtttttgcatcatCTTTGACATCACCAACATCTCACATTGGCCTGGGAGATTATCagctgatttaaaataataaatggcttGGGGTGAGAATGGAGAGTAAATGGGGGTTGTAGTTAGTGTAGGCAAAGACCTGGGTATGCCCTTTGCCAAGCGTCTCTTCTTCAGGTGTTGATGTAGGACTTGCTTGCAAAGAAtcaaagcaaaagagaaacaaaatcctgATAAACTACCTGAGGGCCCAGAATCTGCTTGCACAGAGCTTTGGGTGAGGGTAGGGAAGAGAATACATGACCTAGGCCACCTTGCAGTGAGGCCTGAGCCCAGACGTGTAGCTGCCGCCAGCAGTTCCTAAGGAACAGAAACTCCATGCATCGACCTGATGCTCAGACATACCCTGGAGCTAACCCACCTGGTCTTCTCATTACCACTTTGGAAACAGGAAATCAGAGGCTGCCTGCCACCAGGTGGTGAGCTTGAACTTGCCACCTCCCTGTTGCTGCAGCAGAACGATGGTCATGGACATTTAACCAGATCAGCAGCTCCATTGTGGttgatgtggggtggggagggggagagctaGGCCTGGCCAGGGGCATGTGTCCCCTACTCTACCATACAGGAGCATTTAGTTGTATCACTTCCTTTGTGTAGTTAGTCTAAATTTCCCACGTACcaagtaattaaatataaatcctTCTAAAAACCCACCCTCCCTGGTAAAACCCTTCCTTGGACTCAATGCTAGATACAATGGCTCCCTGCCCGTAGCTCCCATAGCCCTTGAGTGTTCTTGCTGTTACACTCTCCACTTATAAAGGACTTCTCTTCACACCAGATTCCTTTGTACTTATCTCTGAAAGCACCTAGTACAGTACTTTGCTCATAATAATAGGCTCACAGGATACCTCTCTGGTGAACAGGTGAAATCATGATTGCATCAAGAGATGACAGTCACTAGAGGGAAATCCTTAAAAAGCTCCTGAAAAAGTTGCTTCAGACCTACAGTCTGGAATCCTGTGCCTGAGTCATTTATGCCTGCGTTGTATCTCTCTTCCTGCTCTCAGGATGTCTACAAGGCTGACCTGGAGTGGCTCCGTGGCATTGTCTGGATACCCGTGGACTCTGTGGACTACGTGAGGGTTACGAAGAACCAGGAAATGGTGAATCAGGTACACAAACCCTGTTCTTACCTAATGCCTGGCCGCCTTGCCTGTCATGTGGGGGCAGGTACCCACTGGAAGGAGACCAGTCTTAATCATCTCTGTTTCCTTGCAGATAAAATACAAGAAGGCTGATCTCGACAACTGTCCTAACTTCACAAGTGTGGTGGATCCTCCAGAGATTGTTTTGGTGAAGATTAACTCAGTCAGTCAAAGTGATGTAAgttttctttgtgtatagtgaTGTGTGCATGGACTGGGGAGTTCATTGTGTGTCATTGACTGCATTTGCTCACCTCCAGGTAACTGCTTGTAAGAAAATGGACAGTGGGGCAGGAAACTAGAAGATCATCTCTGGTGGGCATGTCTTTAAAGTCCCTAGTAAGAGATGTACTGTacgaacatttttttttcagagtgagaatgcaggttttattttttttatttttttaaataataaatttattttttattggtgttcaacttgccaacatacagaataacacccattgctcatcccatcaagtgcccacctcagtacctgtcacccagtcacccccaacccctgccctcctccccttccaccacccctagtttgtttcccagagttaggagtctttcatgttctgtctccctttctgatatttcctacccatttcttcttttaaaaagcatccatATTCTTGTCCAAATTATTGTATTAGGCAAAATGAACTGAAATCTAACCAATTAGTTTGTTTTAAATCTCCAAATGTAGACTGGTTATTATCTTTTTGGGTAGAAActatgaaactttatttttttattttttttaaagattttatttattcatgagagatacacagagagaggcagagacacaggcagagggagaagcaggctccacgcagggagcccgatgccggactcgatcccgggtctccaggatcatgccctggcctgaaggtggcactaaaccgctgagccacccgggctgccccgaaacTATGAaactttaaatatgcatttatattgaCCAAAGATGTGGattggttttgtcttgttttctcttgttaggtaaaacataaagaaacatttaataaagtATTGAAGGGCAAGTATCTATTTTCTCCAGATACACCATATATCACCCACTCCAAAGACATGAGAAAACTCTACAGTACTGtaagttctattttatttgatttacaaCTCAGTTCTTAATTTTAAGCTCTTAATTCATCTTCTTGGCTGATTTTGTGAACAACTGAACTTAAAAGACCTATCATTGCATTTAATCTTCTTAGAAATAACTGCTGTTGTTTATTAGAAGTAGCATTTATTCagctggtatttttctttttgagctcCAGTAATGGGCCAGTCATTGGAGGAAGTGCTACGGGGCTAACACTCAGTAAGAGAAGCCCCTCAGGAGCCCATGCCAATGAGGGAGATGGACAGGCAAATAGATAATAAGGTAGCAGGTGCTATACCAGCTGTAGGTGCGCAGAGGACTGAACACCCACTAacagggaaaagagaggaaaggccAGTCCCTCTCTGGCAGTCATGTATAAATATCTCCAGCCAACAGACGGAAGACTAATTTAATTCAGCTGATTTAaggatgatgtgtgtgtgtgcgcgcgtgccctgtgtctgtgtgtatgccCAATGGGAAGCAGTCTTTGGTGATTCTCTACCTATGTGAAAATGTATTTCCACTTTTACCATAACTTTAAATACAGTTATTCTCTGTTATAGATGTCCTAGAACACCCTGGTGTTTGTAGATTCAATCTGCAGTAAGATAGAAGATTCTCCCATACTCTTAGGTAGACGCAGTAAGGGCTCTTGGcctttaaacataaatattttaccttggttttaccattttctttttagcaATACCTGAAGGAAGTTGACTGCAAACTTGCTGACACATATTCCTTTGTTCCAGATACTGTACAAAGGGGCTTGAGAAGGGACCAACGCTTACGGCTGCACCTTGCATAGGCGCTACATTCCCATCGTGGGAGCTAAGCATGCCAACTATGTGAACAGAGAGGTCAGTGGTGGTTTTTCCTCCGTGCATTTAAGAGTCTTCTCTCGGGAGCTGGTCCAAAAATCCCAGAGATTCTCAACTAAGTTGTGCCTACTTCACAGCTTAAATACAAAGAGACATATGAGAAGCAGAAGGGCCACTACCTGGCTGGAAAAGAAATCAGTGAGTTCCCTGGTGTGGTCCAGTGCCTGGATTTCCAAAAGACGAGGAGTGCAGTAAGCAAAGCAAAGCTCACTGTGACGGAGGATTTGTACCCTGGAGGGTGCTATTAGGGGGTCTGTTTGTGAACCGTTCTTCGGTTGAGAGAGGCATGGGGTGGTGAGGAAGGAGTcattccttccctgagattcatccccacccctgccagttACCATTGGTAAATATGggctttcctccctttccttcccttctgcacTTCCAAACCCACAGTGAAGTACCTGtgtttggaaaaaggagaaagcaacAAGGTGACTACTTACCCCTGTGTTTTGAAAGGAAGGGACATTGGGAATGaagaatctatttaaaaagtatcttctttAGCCTTTGTTCATCCTAAAGGTACTGATCTATACTAGGGATAAGACCCCGAGAGAGATGGATctgaataattaacattttaatccttctttttgtctttaaaaaaggggggctTAATTGAACTACAGAAGAGATTATGCGGATACCAAAGCAAATGTGCACATCCCCATCGATATGATGAATCACGTGCTGGCCAAACACTGTCAGTACATCCTCCGTGACCTAGAGTACCAACACTACTTCCACCAGTGGATGTCTCTCCCAGAAGAACCCGGCGTAATTCGGGCCCACAGCATGCAGGACATCCTGAGCAATGTACGATGCCCTTTCTGCAGCTTGACTTAGTTACACCTTCACTCAACCGTGTCTTGGCCCCCTATGCTCCACTTGTCCCCGTATTCATAAATTGTACTGCTTTTTAAAGCACAGTGGCACGCATAACCACTTTTTGGTGTGAGAATCCCCTCTGAGCCATGTGACCCCTGTGTTAAATATTTAACCTGTTTTTTACTCCAGACAAAACTTtagctcttcctctcctcctaggCTTCTTTAGGTCAGAGCGGGAAAGCCCTCCAGCTGGTGCGGGGCCCACCCTATGACTGCTAAGCACTCAGCACAGCCAATGGCTGATGGGAAATTATCAAAATGCCCGATTGTAAATTCAGTTAGTACCTGTCACCTCTCATCATCCCTTCTTTCCTGCAGAACGTGTATAAGGATGACTTGAATCGGCTGAAAGGCATGGGATGCTACATTTGGGATATGCCTCAGATCCTCCAGGCCAAGAAATCCTGTGATCTCCAGAGTCAGGTGAGATCTTCCCAGAAGGACTGGCTCTCTGTGGATCAGTGAA from Canis aureus isolate CA01 chromosome 27, VMU_Caureus_v.1.0, whole genome shotgun sequence carries:
- the LOC144299376 gene encoding nebulin-like, which translates into the protein MVSVLAAKHGQDLVSDIDYRNYLHQWMCHPDQNDIIQARKASDLQSNDVYKADLEWLRGIVWIPVDSVDYVRVTKNQEMVNQIKYKKADLDNCPNFTSVVDPPEIVLVKINSVSQSDVKHKETFNKVLKGKYLFSPDTPYITHSKDMRKLYSTILYKGA